From the genome of Vicia villosa cultivar HV-30 ecotype Madison, WI linkage group LG2, Vvil1.0, whole genome shotgun sequence, one region includes:
- the LOC131649592 gene encoding uncharacterized protein LOC131649592 — MQVPLIDRLNDFQAGLNSLQNPSFPSQISTTSFNGLQSVSIAFSFCKWGAVILALVATFGSIINKLTLFIIHLRKKASSLPSISFDDDFTSDDEDDNDDDIVSLSSSSDFEDDDDPSSFNDFFRISGRNDEFQTQNGVHQRQRSIGDIFSLFELANSENVVKLWDSIGFGLGLDFDEYEDGVISSNDQNALSTHVDSPAVVVSAGEGARGNLAVEIWDTRLRRRKPSVVAEWGPTVGNTVRVESGGVQKVYVRDDGRQRLTVGDMRKVSIPLGNVTESDADNTWWDADEH; from the coding sequence atgCAAGTTCCTTTAATCGACAGACTCAACGATTTCCAAGCGGGTCTCAACTCATTACAAAACccatctttcccttctcaaatctcaaccacCTCCTTCAACGGTCTCCAATCAGTTTCCATAGCTTTCAGTTTCTGCAAATGGGGTGCTGTCATTCTCGCCTTAGTCGCAACCTTCGGCAGCATCATCAACAAACTCACCCTATTCATCATCCATCTCCGTAAAAAAGCTTCATCCCTTCCTTCAATCTCTTTCGACGACGATTTCACCTCCGACGACGAAGATGACAACGACGACGACATCGTTAGTTTATCTTCCTCATCGGACTTCGAAGACGACGACGACCCATCAAGTTTCAACGACTTTTTCAGAATCAGCGGAAGAAACGACGAGTTCCAGACTCAAAACGGTGTTCATCAACGACAACGCAGTATCGGTGACATTTTTTCGCTTTTCGAATTAGCTAACAGTGAAAACGTTGTTAAGCTTTGGGACAGTATAGGATTCGGTCTAGGTTTAGATTTCGATGAATACGAGGACGGAGTAATTTCCTCGAACGACCAAAACGCGCTTTCAACTCACGTGGATTCACCCGCGGTAGTTGTATCGGCGGGTGAAGGCGCGCGTGGTAATCTCGCGGTTGAGATTTGGGACACGCGCCTCCGTCGACGGAAGCCTTCTGTTGTAGCGGAGTGGGGGCCCACGGTGGGGAACACGGTTCGCGTTGAGTCTGGCGGCGTTCAGAAGGTTTATGTGAGAGATGACGGACGTCAACGTTTGACGGTTGGTGATATGAGGAAAGTGAGTATTCCGTTAGGAAACGTAACGGAATCTGACGCGGATAATACCTGGTGGGATGCGGATGAACATTAA